The nucleotide window CATTCTGACGTTCCTGGCCCTTTCCCTGTCATCACAAAAGAAAAGAGGTGGATTGGGAATTAACCTGGCGATAGGGATTTCATTAGCCTTTATTTTTGTGTTTTCATTTGAAGCCTTAAAGGTAGTTTCGGAAAATAAAAGTTTGTCTCCGGCATTAGCAATGTGGCTGCCCAATCTTGTATTCCTTCCGCTTACTCTTTATCTTTATATCAAAAGAGCCAATCAGTAAAGTAATTTTACTTCCTTGTGGTAAAAGGAATGCATCCCGTCTTCCAGCTCAATCCAGAGTTCACCTTTTTCGTCTGCTTTTCGGATGATGCCATTTTGTCGCTCTTTTTCAATTTCAAAGACTGATATCTGATCTTTTCTGAAAAGGTTGGTATTGAATCCGTCCAGTATTTCCTGATCAGATGGAATGTCTTTCAGTTTTTCAGTAAGGAATTCATGAAGGTTTTGGGCAAAGTCTTCAAGGTCAAATTCTATTCCTGTTTGCGTCAGGAGTGATCCTGCGTTGGATATTTCATCAAAATTTTCCTGCAGAATATTGATTCCGGCTCCTATGATGAAATAATTATTTTGATTAAATTTTTTCTTTTCTATTAAAATTCCAACGATTTTTTTACCTTTAAGGATAATATCATTCGGCCATTTGATTTTTACCTCTGAGTCAGACAATTTGGCAAGGAAATCCCGGATTATCATTGCGGTATAGTAATTGAATATAAAGTCAGAGCACAAGATGTTCTGAGTATTCACTGCCAGCGTATACGCCAGGTTTTTACCGGCAGTCTGAGTCCAGGTATTTCCATACTGACCACGGCCTTTAGTCTGATTAAAAGTATGAAGCCCTGTAAAATCTGAATTTCCGTAAAGTAAAAACTTTGATATTTCGTCATTAGTAGAAGAACATTCTTTCAGGTAGAAGAGTTGGCTCATTTAAGAAAACTTTAAGACATTAAGAGGGTAAAAGTAAGGTTAAAGTAAAGAAAAAACAATAAATTTGCAGATTATAGTATTTTTTTAATGAATAAAACAGCAGAAAAACAAGCATTAATAGATAAAATCGTTGAAGCTATCCAGGACGTAAAAGGTGAAGATATTATGATCTTTGATCTTTCCAACATCGAAAACTCCGTAGCAGAAACATTCGTAATATGTAGTGGAAACTCAAATACACAGGTGGCTGCATTGGCAGGAAGTGTTGAGAAAAAAGTAAGAAACGAGTTGCACGACAGACCTTGGCACGTAGAAGGTGCTGAAAATGCGATGTGGGTACTGGTAGATTACGTTTCAGTGGTGGTTCATATATTCCAGAAACAGGTACGTGAGTACTACGATATAGAAGAGCTTTGGGGTGACGCAGTCATTACCAGAATTGAAAATGAATAATAAAAATTTTAAAAAGTTTAAATGAATAATAAAGGATTCAACTGGTTCTTTCCTATTGCAATCATAGCTCTTTTGCTATTCTTTGGCTCCAATTTCCTTGGAGGTGACAGTGCAAAATCTATTGATGAAGATGGTTTCTTTAGAGAAATGCAGGCGGGGAAAGTCCAGAATATAATTATATACAAAGACATAGAGAAAGCTGATGTTTTCCTGACAAAAGAAGCAAAATCGGCAATGGTTTCCAAAGCCGGAAAAGAAAACAACCCTTTTTCGGCGTTAGATATGGCTCCTAAAGCAGATTTTTCTGTAAAATATGGAGACCTTCAGCTTTTCCTTCAAAAATTTGAACAGATCAAAGCGACCAACCCGGCAATCAAAACAACCAAAGATTACGGAACAGGTAAAAGTGCCTTAATGGATATTTTAGTTCCAGCGCTGGTTTGGATTTCAATTTTAGGACTATTCTATTTCCTTCTTTTCAGAAAGATGGGAGGTGGCGGAGGTCCCGGTGGACAAATTTTCTCTATCGGAAAATCCAAAGCGAAACTTTTTGATGAAAAAGAAAGAATTCAGGTGACATTTAAAGATGTTGCAGGATTGGAAGGAGCGAAAGAAGAAGTTCAGGAGGTTGTGGATTTCCTTAAAAACTCTGAAAAATATACTAAACTGGGAGGTAAAATTCCTAAAGGAGTTCTATTGGTAGGGCCTCCGGGAACCGGTAAAACCTTATTGGCAAAAGCTGTTGCAGGGGAAGCTAAAGTTCCGTTTTTCTCACTTTCAGGTTCTGATTTCGTTGAAATGTTTGTTGGGGTAGGAGCTTCAAGGGTTAGAGACCTTTTTGCTCAGGCTAAAGCCAAATCTCCTGCGATCATCTTCAT belongs to Chryseobacterium gleum and includes:
- the rsfS gene encoding ribosome silencing factor, with product MNKTAEKQALIDKIVEAIQDVKGEDIMIFDLSNIENSVAETFVICSGNSNTQVAALAGSVEKKVRNELHDRPWHVEGAENAMWVLVDYVSVVVHIFQKQVREYYDIEELWGDAVITRIENE
- a CDS encoding biotin--[acetyl-CoA-carboxylase] ligase — its product is MSQLFYLKECSSTNDEISKFLLYGNSDFTGLHTFNQTKGRGQYGNTWTQTAGKNLAYTLAVNTQNILCSDFIFNYYTAMIIRDFLAKLSDSEVKIKWPNDIILKGKKIVGILIEKKKFNQNNYFIIGAGINILQENFDEISNAGSLLTQTGIEFDLEDFAQNLHEFLTEKLKDIPSDQEILDGFNTNLFRKDQISVFEIEKERQNGIIRKADEKGELWIELEDGMHSFYHKEVKLLY